Proteins co-encoded in one Opitutus terrae PB90-1 genomic window:
- a CDS encoding DUF72 domain-containing protein, which produces MAIRIGCGSWGDKDYVGLLFPKSVPEKLRLSHYTKWFERLELNVTYHSIQSRERIAGWVEQTPAGFLFDVKLERRFSENPSLAAAGDLPQVFLNSIEPIVAARKLGAFLLTLSPSFGPPRHSLAELDLVAEKFQRLAPVAVELRDRAWVEGDALASTLAYFRSRKFVWVALDLPRLRAAPVLPPIDEVTLPELAYLRLHGRNPDYLKASGGAKARHNYDYPLAELEEIAARIRALAAKAQHVHVSVNNHYAAFAPKAALALRRLLGQPVPPALAESDEEAGGQLSLL; this is translated from the coding sequence ATGGCGATCCGGATCGGCTGCGGGAGTTGGGGCGACAAGGACTATGTTGGACTGCTGTTCCCCAAAAGCGTCCCGGAGAAACTACGTCTCAGCCACTACACGAAGTGGTTCGAGCGGCTGGAACTCAACGTCACGTATCACTCGATCCAGTCGCGCGAGCGGATCGCCGGCTGGGTGGAGCAAACTCCGGCCGGCTTTCTCTTCGACGTGAAACTCGAGCGCCGGTTTTCGGAAAATCCGTCCCTCGCCGCGGCCGGCGATCTCCCGCAGGTTTTCCTGAATTCGATCGAGCCCATCGTCGCCGCCCGGAAGCTCGGCGCATTCCTCCTGACTTTGTCGCCGAGCTTCGGCCCACCGCGCCACTCACTGGCCGAGCTCGACCTCGTCGCCGAGAAATTCCAGCGCCTCGCGCCGGTCGCCGTCGAGTTGCGCGATCGCGCGTGGGTCGAAGGCGACGCCCTCGCCTCCACCCTCGCCTACTTTCGGTCGCGCAAGTTCGTCTGGGTCGCGCTCGATCTGCCGCGGCTCCGCGCCGCGCCGGTCTTGCCGCCCATCGACGAAGTCACGCTGCCTGAACTCGCCTACCTGCGACTCCACGGCCGGAACCCCGACTATCTGAAAGCATCGGGCGGGGCCAAGGCGCGGCACAACTACGACTATCCGCTGGCGGAACTCGAGGAGATCGCCGCACGGATCCGCGCGCTCGCCGCCAAAGCGCAGCACGTGCACGTGAGCGTGAACAACCACTACGCGGCCTTCGCCCCGAAAGCTGCGCTCGCGCTCCGCCGACTGCTCGGCCAGCCGGTCCCGCCGGCACTCGCAGAATCCGACGAGGAGGCCGGCGGTCAGCTCTCGCTGCTCTGA
- a CDS encoding sodium:solute symporter, whose amino-acid sequence MQTLDWIVITGYFVLIGWVAWYYGRQQKDAVDYFLAGRNAGWVVIGASIFTSNIGSEHIVGLAGQGAATGMAMAHWELHAWVLIMLAGLFVPFYYKSGVQTIPEFLEKRFNARARTILSCVSLVAYVFTKVSVTVYAGAIVFQALLPEVTMSLLGVTLDAFWIGAFTTVIITGVYTVFGGMRAIMYTATPQAVIILFGSFVITAIGLNKLGGWGELVSMAKSNSDQFALWRPLSDPQFPWLGVLIASPIIGIWYWCTDQYIVQRALSAKDLATARRGALFGGLLKVWPVLIFLIPGMIGWALHQKGIIHLPMKMVGGVETGAINGDLVFPTLVKELLPVGIRGLIVACLLAALMSSLASLFNSSASLFTVDIYEKLRPGKSPKHLLMVGRVATTVVVFLGIVWIPVMAKISGGGLYQYLQSVQGYLAPPITAVFLLGLFWKRLNASGAEWALGVGFVLGMIKLTLQGFFGAGKIENPAWLAWIGDFNFLYATGVLLVISAVIMIVASFLTAPQPEEKTRGLTYGSVHQLAGEEIKKSWDAGNKFMAGAILVLVLGLYLYFSFWLR is encoded by the coding sequence ATGCAAACCCTAGACTGGATCGTCATCACAGGATATTTCGTCCTCATCGGATGGGTCGCCTGGTATTACGGGCGACAACAGAAAGATGCGGTCGATTACTTTCTCGCCGGTCGCAACGCCGGCTGGGTGGTGATCGGCGCATCGATCTTCACCTCGAACATCGGCTCCGAGCACATCGTCGGGCTGGCCGGCCAGGGCGCGGCCACCGGCATGGCAATGGCCCACTGGGAACTGCACGCCTGGGTGCTGATCATGTTGGCCGGCTTGTTCGTGCCTTTCTATTACAAGTCGGGTGTCCAAACGATCCCGGAATTCCTCGAGAAGCGGTTCAACGCCCGCGCGCGGACGATTCTCTCCTGCGTCTCGTTGGTCGCCTATGTTTTCACGAAAGTCAGCGTGACGGTGTATGCCGGCGCCATCGTGTTCCAGGCGCTGCTGCCCGAAGTTACGATGAGCCTGTTGGGCGTAACGCTCGACGCATTTTGGATCGGGGCGTTCACCACCGTGATCATCACCGGCGTCTACACTGTTTTCGGCGGCATGCGGGCGATCATGTACACCGCCACTCCGCAGGCGGTGATCATCCTTTTTGGCTCGTTCGTGATCACGGCAATCGGGCTGAACAAACTCGGCGGCTGGGGCGAACTCGTCTCCATGGCGAAGAGCAACTCCGATCAGTTCGCGCTGTGGCGGCCGTTGTCCGACCCGCAGTTCCCGTGGCTCGGCGTGTTGATTGCCTCGCCGATCATCGGCATCTGGTATTGGTGCACGGACCAATACATCGTGCAGCGCGCGCTTTCGGCCAAGGATCTTGCCACCGCCCGGCGCGGCGCGCTGTTTGGCGGTCTGCTCAAAGTGTGGCCGGTGCTGATCTTCCTCATCCCTGGCATGATCGGCTGGGCGCTGCATCAGAAGGGGATCATTCATTTGCCGATGAAAATGGTCGGCGGTGTCGAGACGGGCGCGATCAATGGCGATTTGGTGTTCCCGACGCTGGTGAAAGAGCTGCTGCCGGTCGGCATTCGCGGCCTGATCGTCGCCTGCCTGCTCGCGGCGCTGATGAGCTCGCTCGCCTCGTTGTTCAATTCGAGCGCGTCGCTGTTCACGGTCGACATCTATGAAAAGCTGCGGCCGGGCAAGTCGCCGAAACACCTGCTGATGGTTGGCCGGGTCGCGACCACGGTGGTGGTCTTTCTCGGGATCGTCTGGATTCCGGTCATGGCGAAAATTTCCGGCGGCGGCTTGTATCAATACCTGCAGAGCGTGCAGGGGTATCTTGCACCGCCGATCACCGCGGTGTTTCTCCTCGGGTTGTTCTGGAAGCGACTCAACGCGAGCGGTGCCGAATGGGCGTTGGGTGTCGGGTTCGTGCTGGGCATGATCAAGCTCACCCTCCAAGGCTTCTTCGGCGCCGGGAAGATCGAAAACCCGGCGTGGCTCGCTTGGATCGGCGACTTCAACTTCCTCTACGCCACCGGCGTGTTGCTGGTCATCAGCGCGGTCATCATGATCGTCGCGTCATTCCTGACCGCACCGCAGCCGGAAGAGAAAACCCGTGGGCTCACCTACGGTTCGGTTCATCAACTCGCGGGAGAAGAGATCAAGAAGAGCTGGGATGCGGGCAACAAGTTCATGGCGGGCGCCATTCTGGTGCTGGTGCTGGGGCTCTACCTGTATTTCAGCTTCTGGCTCCGCTGA
- a CDS encoding aldose epimerase family protein, with the protein MKNILRLVCSSVAVLQLAVPLLTAAPSSPVITMKSFGQLPDGRQTHLYTLENASGFRADITDLGGIVVNLLVPDKNGQLADVSLGFDNAAQYLKESPFFGALIGRYGNRIAHGKFTLDGQTYSLPLNDKPGDIPCSLHGGTVGFDKVLWQGRPQIIDGNPALVLTYVSRDGEQGYPGTLTVEVTYTVTPKNELRIDYSATTDKATPVNLTNHTYFNLHGEGEGTILDHVLMMKAAKTTPVNAGLIPTGEIVSVAGTPLDFTKPHVIGERIDADNEQLKFGGGYDHNWVLDNQDGKLALAATVHEPQSGRFMEVFTTEPGLQFYSGNFLTGAITGKSGKKYPHRSGLCLETQHYPDSPNQPAFPSTILRPGKKLTSTTVYRFSTK; encoded by the coding sequence ATGAAAAACATCCTGCGGCTGGTCTGTTCCAGTGTTGCTGTCCTGCAGCTTGCGGTTCCGCTGCTCACCGCGGCGCCTTCCTCTCCTGTCATTACCATGAAATCATTCGGTCAACTGCCGGACGGTCGGCAGACCCATCTGTACACGCTCGAGAACGCCAGCGGGTTTCGCGCCGACATCACCGACCTCGGTGGCATCGTCGTGAACCTGCTCGTGCCGGACAAGAACGGCCAGCTGGCGGACGTGTCGCTCGGCTTCGACAACGCCGCGCAGTATTTGAAGGAGTCGCCGTTTTTCGGCGCGCTGATCGGCCGCTATGGCAACCGGATCGCGCACGGGAAGTTCACGCTCGACGGGCAGACGTATTCGCTGCCGCTGAACGACAAGCCCGGTGACATCCCGTGCTCGCTCCATGGCGGCACGGTGGGCTTTGACAAGGTGCTCTGGCAGGGGCGCCCGCAGATCATCGATGGCAACCCGGCGCTGGTCCTCACCTATGTCAGCCGCGACGGCGAACAGGGTTACCCCGGCACGCTCACCGTCGAGGTCACCTATACGGTCACGCCAAAGAACGAGCTCCGGATCGATTACTCGGCGACCACCGACAAGGCGACGCCGGTCAACCTGACGAACCACACATATTTCAACCTGCACGGCGAGGGCGAGGGCACGATTCTCGACCACGTGCTGATGATGAAGGCGGCGAAGACCACGCCGGTGAACGCGGGGCTGATCCCGACCGGCGAGATCGTGTCGGTCGCGGGCACGCCGCTCGACTTCACGAAGCCACATGTGATCGGCGAACGGATCGATGCGGACAATGAGCAGCTGAAGTTCGGCGGCGGCTACGACCACAATTGGGTGCTCGACAACCAGGACGGGAAGCTCGCGCTGGCCGCCACGGTGCACGAGCCGCAGTCGGGCCGGTTCATGGAAGTGTTCACGACCGAACCGGGCCTCCAGTTTTACTCGGGCAATTTCCTCACCGGCGCGATCACCGGCAAGAGCGGGAAGAAGTATCCGCATCGCAGCGGGCTGTGCCTGGAGACGCAGCACTATCCCGATTCGCCGAATCAACCGGCCTTCCCGAGCACCATCCTGCGGCCGGGCAAGAAACTCACGAGCACGACGGTCTATCGTTTTAGCACCAAATAG
- a CDS encoding serine/threonine protein kinase: MQANPRVTVGPGNAAKTVTQREEELFDAARALPERQRSAYLDQACGSDAALRRRLDELLTSVQQADAFFAEGTSLVTATRLSQTPLRNTGDRPADSLGEEPIGTRIGRYKLLEKIGEGGCGVVYMAEQEEPVHRRVALKIIKLGMETKSVIARFEAERQALAMMDHPNIARVFDAGATDRGPPYFIMELVRGVQITKYCDQHRLDTRARLDLFIQICHAIQHAHQKGIIHGDVKPSNIMVALHDGRPMPKVIDFGIAKATEARLTEKFLLSAYAQLVGTPAYMSPEQAELGGVDIDTRSDIYSLGVLLYELLTGRTPFDAKELLASGLDEMRKTLREREPARPSAKLAGLAPEDARAVAQARATDPGRLAAVLRGDLDWIVMKALEKDRSRRYETANGLAMDVERHLDNEPVVARPPSWSYRSLKLMRRNRGVFVGVGAVGLALILGLGTSTWLFLKEREARQRAVAAEQQQMRLRHEAEVREKITQAALLVTQDKLQQADALLSDLRLTEATIEGAAVLRSLGEWHALQNRWGHAAERFLRVLQINQLDGPDVSSMDYLECGPALLEANDLVSYERFRTEAIARFATTRTVFSDRVVKISLLKPANAALLESLQPLVAGMEQSFAAAQAAGDSFTAAWRAMAVSLLEYRRGDYAAAARWSEQCLGYLEENPPRTATAQLILAMAYYQLGRSGEAAAQLAAAEESIESRFKGPMSRGSPIKGFWFDWMFARILEREAKGLIHGSSSGEATQS; encoded by the coding sequence GTGCAGGCGAATCCGCGAGTCACGGTCGGCCCCGGCAACGCGGCCAAGACGGTCACGCAGCGGGAGGAGGAGCTGTTCGATGCGGCGCGCGCGTTGCCCGAACGGCAGCGCAGCGCGTATCTGGACCAGGCTTGCGGCAGCGACGCGGCGTTGAGGCGGCGCCTGGACGAGCTGCTCACGAGCGTGCAGCAGGCGGACGCGTTTTTCGCCGAGGGCACGTCGCTGGTGACGGCGACACGGCTGTCGCAGACGCCGCTGCGGAACACCGGCGATCGGCCGGCGGACTCGCTCGGCGAGGAACCGATCGGCACGCGCATCGGGCGCTACAAGCTCCTGGAAAAAATCGGCGAGGGCGGCTGCGGGGTGGTCTACATGGCCGAGCAGGAGGAGCCGGTGCATCGGCGCGTGGCGCTGAAGATCATCAAGCTCGGGATGGAAACGAAGAGCGTGATCGCGCGGTTCGAGGCCGAGCGGCAGGCGCTGGCGATGATGGATCATCCGAACATCGCGCGCGTGTTCGACGCGGGCGCGACGGACCGCGGCCCGCCGTATTTCATCATGGAGCTGGTGCGCGGCGTGCAGATCACGAAATACTGCGACCAGCACCGGCTCGACACGCGCGCACGGCTGGACCTGTTCATCCAGATCTGCCACGCGATCCAGCACGCGCACCAGAAGGGCATCATCCATGGCGACGTAAAGCCGTCGAATATCATGGTCGCGCTGCACGACGGCCGGCCGATGCCGAAGGTGATTGACTTCGGGATCGCGAAGGCGACCGAGGCGCGGCTGACCGAGAAATTTCTCCTGAGTGCCTATGCGCAGCTGGTCGGCACTCCGGCCTACATGAGCCCGGAGCAGGCCGAGCTCGGCGGCGTGGACATCGACACGCGCAGCGACATCTACAGCCTCGGCGTGCTGCTCTACGAATTGCTGACCGGCCGCACGCCGTTCGATGCGAAGGAGCTGCTCGCCTCCGGGCTCGACGAGATGCGGAAAACGCTGCGCGAACGCGAGCCGGCGCGTCCTTCGGCTAAGCTCGCGGGGCTGGCGCCCGAGGACGCGCGGGCGGTCGCGCAGGCTCGCGCAACGGATCCGGGGCGGCTCGCGGCGGTGCTGCGGGGGGATCTCGATTGGATCGTGATGAAGGCGCTGGAGAAGGATCGCAGCCGTCGTTACGAAACGGCGAACGGACTGGCGATGGACGTCGAGCGGCACCTCGATAATGAACCCGTCGTGGCCCGGCCGCCGAGCTGGTCGTATCGTTCGCTGAAGCTGATGCGGCGCAACCGCGGGGTGTTCGTCGGCGTGGGCGCGGTGGGCTTGGCGCTGATTCTGGGGCTCGGCACCTCGACATGGCTGTTCCTGAAGGAGCGAGAAGCGCGGCAGCGCGCCGTCGCGGCGGAGCAGCAGCAAATGCGGCTGCGGCACGAGGCCGAAGTGCGCGAAAAAATCACGCAGGCTGCGCTGCTCGTGACGCAGGACAAGCTGCAGCAGGCCGACGCACTGCTGTCCGACTTGCGGCTCACGGAAGCGACGATCGAAGGGGCCGCGGTGCTCCGATCCCTCGGTGAATGGCACGCGCTGCAGAACCGGTGGGGACACGCGGCGGAGCGCTTTCTCCGCGTGCTGCAAATCAACCAGCTCGATGGTCCCGATGTCTCGAGCATGGATTATTTGGAATGCGGGCCGGCGCTGCTCGAAGCGAACGATTTGGTCAGCTACGAGCGTTTCAGGACCGAGGCGATCGCGCGATTTGCGACGACGCGGACGGTTTTCTCCGATCGGGTCGTCAAGATCAGCCTGCTGAAACCGGCCAACGCTGCGCTGCTCGAGTCGTTGCAGCCGTTGGTGGCGGGCATGGAGCAATCGTTTGCGGCGGCGCAGGCCGCGGGGGATTCGTTCACGGCCGCGTGGCGGGCGATGGCGGTGAGCCTGCTCGAATACCGGCGCGGCGACTATGCGGCGGCGGCGCGTTGGAGCGAGCAGTGCCTGGGCTACCTGGAAGAGAATCCACCGCGGACCGCCACGGCGCAGCTGATTCTGGCGATGGCCTACTACCAGCTCGGCCGCTCCGGGGAGGCCGCGGCGCAGCTCGCGGCGGCGGAGGAGTCGATCGAGAGCCGCTTCAAGGGCCCGATGAGCCGCGGCAGTCCGATCAAGGGATTCTGGTTCGATTGGATGTTTGCGCGGATTCTGGAGCGCGAGGCGAAGGGCTTGATCCACGGCAGCTCATCGGGCGAAGCAACCCAGAGCTGA
- a CDS encoding ECF-type sigma factor, producing the protein MPALSELTLALQSLDQPEGHAAEEVLPLVYDDLRRQAGAQMARESAGQTLQATALVHEAWLRIVGNGHHQRWQNRGHFFGAAAEAMRRILIENARRKARLKRGGNPLRLDIDEVELADTTPEEKVLLINEAVEKLEAQDPERARVVVLKFFGGFTNHEVAASLGVTERTIERHWAFAKAWLFDAIRAAQ; encoded by the coding sequence ATGCCCGCCCTTTCCGAACTCACCCTGGCGCTCCAATCCCTCGACCAGCCGGAGGGTCATGCCGCCGAGGAGGTGCTGCCGCTGGTCTACGACGATTTGCGCCGGCAGGCCGGCGCGCAGATGGCGCGCGAGTCGGCGGGACAGACGCTGCAGGCGACCGCGCTCGTGCACGAGGCCTGGCTGCGGATCGTGGGCAACGGCCATCATCAGCGCTGGCAGAACCGCGGGCACTTTTTTGGCGCCGCCGCCGAGGCGATGCGCCGGATCCTGATCGAGAACGCCCGCCGCAAGGCCCGGTTGAAGCGCGGCGGCAATCCGCTGCGGCTCGACATCGACGAGGTCGAACTCGCCGACACGACGCCCGAGGAAAAGGTGCTGTTGATCAACGAAGCCGTGGAAAAGCTCGAGGCGCAGGATCCCGAGCGCGCGCGCGTGGTGGTGTTGAAGTTTTTCGGCGGGTTCACCAACCACGAGGTCGCCGCCAGCCTCGGCGTGACGGAGCGCACGATCGAGCGGCACTGGGCGTTCGCCAAGGCGTGGTTGTTTGACGCAATCCGGGCGGCGCAGTAG